A stretch of the Lactuca sativa cultivar Salinas chromosome 9, Lsat_Salinas_v11, whole genome shotgun sequence genome encodes the following:
- the LOC111892996 gene encoding uncharacterized protein LOC111892996 isoform X2 → MQALSWSPRFAVAVNRSCRKASSFQAFSSDSSNQSRGGLPRFFSDVLPPSKGSAVRVQGDEFWHMTKVLRLNTDDRIELFNGKGGLVKGCIESIDRTGADVVALENPKLVSTNTTQWHVFAAFGTLKGGRSDWLIEKCTELGASSVTPLLTERSPSISDNRVDRLQRVILAAAKQCQRLHEMTLNPPLKVRDLLPIVSQSKLCFIAAAEATPVLNVLALSKQEPVGSIIVGPEGDFTETEVKLILEAGATAVGLGPHRLRVETATIALLATTMLWSDTWRSTI, encoded by the exons ATGCAAGCTCTCAGTTGGAGCCCTCGCTTCGCCGTTGCTGTTAACAGGTCATGCCGGAAAGCCTCGAGCTTCCAAGCATTTTCATCAGATTCATCAAATCAATCTCGCGGCGGTCTCCCTCGATTCTTCTCCGACGTCCTCCCTCCCTCCAAG GGTTCCGCTGTTCGTGTGCAAGGGGATGAATTCTGGCATATGACTAAAGTTCTAAGGTTGAACACAGATGACAG GATAGAGCTTTTTAATGGAAAAGGAGGTCTAGTCAAAGGGTGCATAGAAAGCATTGATAGAACTGGAGCAGATGTAGTGGCACTTGAAAATCCAAAATTAGTATCTACAAATACAACCCAATGGCATGTATTTGCAGCTTTCG GTACTCTAAAGGGTGGTCGATCTGACTGGCTCATAGAAAAATGCACA GAGCTTGGAGCAAGCAGTGTAACACCGCTTTTGACCGAACGTTCTCCGTCAATTTCTGACAACAGAGTCGATAGGTTGCAAAGAGTCATTTTGGCTGCAGCTAAACAat GTCAACGTCTACATGAAATGACCTTGAACCCTCCTTTAAAAGTTCGTGACCTCTTACCTATC GTTTCACAATCGAAACTATGTTTTATAGCTGCAGCTGAGGCAACACCGGTTTTGAATGTTTTGGCTTTATCCAAACAAGAGCCTGTTGGGTCAATCATTGTGGGACCCGAAGGCG ATTTCACGGAAACCGAGGTGAAACTGATTCTAGAAGCGGGAGCTACAGCTGTAGGGCTGGGCCCACATCGCCTTCGAGTTGAAACCGCAACAATCGCACTTTTGGCAACAACAATGTTATGGTCTGACACCTGGCGATCGACTATCTGA
- the LOC111892996 gene encoding uncharacterized protein LOC111892996 isoform X1 → MQALSWSPRFAVAVNRSCRKASSFQAFSSDSSNQSRGGLPRFFSDVLPPSKGSAVRVQGDEFWHMTKVLRLNTDDRIELFNGKGGLVKGCIESIDRTGADVVALENPKLVSTNTTQWHVFAAFGTLKGGRSDWLIEKCTELGASSVTPLLTERSPSISDNRVDRLQRVILAAAKQCQRLHEMTLNPPLKVRDLLPIGPKTLQEPKKRTKNVSQSKLCFIAAAEATPVLNVLALSKQEPVGSIIVGPEGDFTETEVKLILEAGATAVGLGPHRLRVETATIALLATTMLWSDTWRSTI, encoded by the exons ATGCAAGCTCTCAGTTGGAGCCCTCGCTTCGCCGTTGCTGTTAACAGGTCATGCCGGAAAGCCTCGAGCTTCCAAGCATTTTCATCAGATTCATCAAATCAATCTCGCGGCGGTCTCCCTCGATTCTTCTCCGACGTCCTCCCTCCCTCCAAG GGTTCCGCTGTTCGTGTGCAAGGGGATGAATTCTGGCATATGACTAAAGTTCTAAGGTTGAACACAGATGACAG GATAGAGCTTTTTAATGGAAAAGGAGGTCTAGTCAAAGGGTGCATAGAAAGCATTGATAGAACTGGAGCAGATGTAGTGGCACTTGAAAATCCAAAATTAGTATCTACAAATACAACCCAATGGCATGTATTTGCAGCTTTCG GTACTCTAAAGGGTGGTCGATCTGACTGGCTCATAGAAAAATGCACA GAGCTTGGAGCAAGCAGTGTAACACCGCTTTTGACCGAACGTTCTCCGTCAATTTCTGACAACAGAGTCGATAGGTTGCAAAGAGTCATTTTGGCTGCAGCTAAACAat GTCAACGTCTACATGAAATGACCTTGAACCCTCCTTTAAAAGTTCGTGACCTCTTACCTATC GGACCAAAAACGTTACAAGAACCaaaaaaaaggaccaaaaat GTTTCACAATCGAAACTATGTTTTATAGCTGCAGCTGAGGCAACACCGGTTTTGAATGTTTTGGCTTTATCCAAACAAGAGCCTGTTGGGTCAATCATTGTGGGACCCGAAGGCG ATTTCACGGAAACCGAGGTGAAACTGATTCTAGAAGCGGGAGCTACAGCTGTAGGGCTGGGCCCACATCGCCTTCGAGTTGAAACCGCAACAATCGCACTTTTGGCAACAACAATGTTATGGTCTGACACCTGGCGATCGACTATCTGA